One Paroedura picta isolate Pp20150507F chromosome 3, Ppicta_v3.0, whole genome shotgun sequence genomic window carries:
- the SNTN gene encoding sentan codes for MCGCSSSSGNTKSYTLKQAEASSAKDATSKSRKMPKRIPISKQLASIKALGKGSDLEKAVTTLVLVYNNAADAEGKLIRSEAKKLLQTQFTHFIQGQEGKPKYQEILASFDESKNEPIDFEDFMVQTLSITLMSDLLEEIKKGAK; via the exons ATGTGCGGCTGTTCCTCTAGTTCTGGCAACACAAAGTCGTACACTTTAAAACAAGCGGAGGCTTCTTCGGCCAAAGACGCCACTTCAAAGTCAAGGAAAATGCCCAAACG TATCCCGATATCCAAGCAGCTGGCTTCTATCAAAG CTCTAGGGAAAGGCTCTGATCTAGAGAAAGCTGTGACAACGTTAGTCTTAGTGTACAATAATGCTGCAGACGCCGAAGGGAAGCTCATCAGATCTGAAGCTAAAAAGTTGCTCCAAACTCAGTTTACACATTTTATACAG GGGCAAGAAGGGAAGCCAAAATATCAGGAAATCCTTGCCAGTTTCGACGAGAGCAAAAACGAACCCATCGACTTTGAAGATTTTATGGTCCAGACACTTAGTATCACTCTGATGTCTGATCTCCTGGAAGAGATCAAAAAAGGTGCCAAATAA